The Blattabacterium sp. (Cryptocercus kyebangensis) region AAAAAATAATGTATCTCATTGTTGATACCGAAACCACAGGGTTACCTGAGTCCTATAATCTTCCTATTACCAATTCCGATAATTGGCCAAGAATAGTGCAAATAGCATGGCAGTGCCATGCTATTTCAGGAAAAATAATAGAATTTAAAAATTTTATTATAAAACCGGATGGTTATGATATTCCTTACAATGCTTTTAAAATTCATGGAATTACTAATGAAAAAGCAGAAAAAGAAGGACAAAATTTAGATTTTGTTCTTAAAAAATTTAAGGAATCCTTTGAAAGATCTAAATGTTTAATTGGCCATAATTTGGATTTTGATATAAAAGTTATTGAATGTGAATTTTTTAGAATAAAAGAAGAAATTTCTTTTAAAAGAAAAAAATTTTTAGATACTAAAGAAGTCTCTGTTAATTATTGCAAATTACCTGGTATTAGAAAAAAATTTAAATGGCCTACATTAACCGAATTATATTATAAATTATTTGGAATAGATTTATCTAATTTTCATCATAATGCGGAAAATGATGTAAAAGCAACATCTCGTTGTTTTTTGGAACTCCTACGTATGGGAGTTATATCCTACAATGATATTGGAATAGATGAACCAATAATCAAAAATTTTAGAGAATTGTTCCATACTACTATTTCTTCCTCTATAGTCTCTTTTGATCTCCATCATCTAAAAAAAAATACAGAAAAAAGAATAGAAAATAAAAGAATTAATAATAATAAGGAAAAATTACAAAAAAAAAGATATTCTCATCTTCATAATCATACTTCTTTTTCTATTCTTTTTTCAACTATGGATATTTCCTCTATGATAAATAGAGCTATATCCTGCAATATGCCTGCTATTGGAATAACAGATTATGGAAACATGATGGGGACTTTTCATTTTCTAAATACTATCCATTCTGTAAACCAAAAATATGCTTCATTAAAAAAATCCATAAAAGGAATTATTGGTTGTGAAGTATTTATTTCCGAAAGCTATTTACAGAAAAAATTTACTAAAGAAAAACCGGACAAACGTTATCATCAAGTTCTATTGTCTAAAAATAAAGCAGGATATCATAACTTATCCAAACTTTGTTCTCATGGATTTATAGAAGGATTTTATGCTGGAATTCCTAGGGTTGGAAAGAATTTGATTGAAAAATATAAGGGAAATTTAATAGCTCTTACCGGAGATCTCAATGCAGAAATTCCACAGATAATTCTTAATCAAGGAAAAAGAAAAGCAGAAAAGGTTTTTCTATGGTGGAAAGAACTTTTTGAAGAAGATTTTTACATAGAATTATTACGTCATGGATTAGAAGAAGAAGACTATGTTAATAGGATTCTTCTTCAATTTTCCGAAAAATATCATGTAAAGTATATTATACAAAATAATACTTTTTATTTAGATCAAAAAGATTCTTATGTTCATGATATTTTGCTTTGCGTAAAAAATGGAGAAAAAAAATCCACTCCTATAGGTAGAGGAAGAGGGTATAGATTTGGATTTCCAAATCCAGAATTTTATTTCAAAAGTACAGAAGAGATGAAAGAAATATTTTCGGATGTTCCAGAATCTTTTGACTTTTTAGATGAATTAGTCAGTAAAATTGAATTTTACCATCTATCACAAAAAATATTACTTCCAAAATTTCAAATACCAAAACATTTTGAAACCCCTTTAGATGAAAAAGATGGAGGGAATAGAGGGGAAAATTTTTTTTTAAAAAGGATTACATATGAAGGAGCTAAAAAACGTTATAAAAATATAACTAAGGAAATAGAAGAAAGAATTCACTTCGAATTAAAAACAATTGAAAAAATTGGATATCCTGGTTATTTTCTTATTGTTCATAATTTGGTTTCTCAAGCTAGAAAAATGAATATTTCAGTAGGACCTGGAAGAGGTTCTGTTGCTGGATCTATAGTTTCCTATTGTATAGGAATTACTGATATAGATCCCCTGAAATATCATCTTCTTTTTGAACGATTTTTAAATCCGGACAGAATATCTTTACCTGATATTGATATCGATTTTGATGATCGAGGGCGTGAAGAAATTATTGAATGGGTAGTCCAAAAATATGGAAAAAATAAAGTAGCACAAATCATAACATATTCCACAATGGGAGCAAAATCTTCTATTCGAGATACGGCTCGTGTCTTAAATTTATCTTTAAGAGATACAGATCGTATAGCAAAAATGGTCCCTAACTTTATTCCATTAAAAGTTCTCTTATCTTCGGAAGATAAGGTACTAGGAAATAGAAGTAAGGAAGAAATGGACAATATAAAAAAACTTAGAAAAATTGCAGAAAATGGAGAAACTTTGGAGGGAAAAATTTTGCAGAAAGCAAAAATTTTAGAAGGTTCTATAAGAAGTACGGGGATACATGCTTGTGGAATAATTATAAGTCCATACGATATAAAAGAATATATTCCCGTTACTCTTTCCAAAGAATCCGATTTATTGTTAACGCAATTTGATAACAATGTAGTAGAACGTGTTGGATTATTAAAAATGGATTTTTTAGGATTAAAGACTCTTACTATTATTAAAGATTCCTTGAATCTTATCAAAAAAAACATCAATATTACAGAATTCTCATTTCCTATAGAAGATTTAAAGACTTATTCTCTTTTTCAAAAAGGAGAAACCGTAGCTGTTTTTCAATATGAATCTCCAGGAATGCAGAAATATTTACGACAACTTAAACCTGATAAATTTGATGATTTAATTGCAATGAATGCCTTATACCGACCTGGTCCATTACAATACATTCCTAACTTTATTTCCAGAAAACATGGAAAAGAGGCGATAACCTATGATTTACCAGAAATGGAAGAATTATTGAAAGAAACTTATGGAATAACTATATATCAAGAACAGGTGATGTTAATATCCCAAAAAATAGCAGATTTTAGCAAAGGAGAAGCCGATTTTCTTAGAAAGGCTATGGGTAAAAAACAAAAAGAGGAACTAAATAAAATGAAAAATAAGTTTCTTCATAAAGCTATGAAAAAAGGATATCCGAAAAATATATTAGAAAAAATATGGAAAGATTGGGAGTCTTTTTCTTGCTATGCTTTTAACAAATCTCATGCTACCTGTTATGCTTATATAGCTTTTCAGACCGCTTATCTTAAAACGCATTTCCCCTGTGAA contains the following coding sequences:
- the dnaE gene encoding DNA polymerase III subunit alpha — translated: MYLIVDTETTGLPESYNLPITNSDNWPRIVQIAWQCHAISGKIIEFKNFIIKPDGYDIPYNAFKIHGITNEKAEKEGQNLDFVLKKFKESFERSKCLIGHNLDFDIKVIECEFFRIKEEISFKRKKFLDTKEVSVNYCKLPGIRKKFKWPTLTELYYKLFGIDLSNFHHNAENDVKATSRCFLELLRMGVISYNDIGIDEPIIKNFRELFHTTISSSIVSFDLHHLKKNTEKRIENKRINNNKEKLQKKRYSHLHNHTSFSILFSTMDISSMINRAISCNMPAIGITDYGNMMGTFHFLNTIHSVNQKYASLKKSIKGIIGCEVFISESYLQKKFTKEKPDKRYHQVLLSKNKAGYHNLSKLCSHGFIEGFYAGIPRVGKNLIEKYKGNLIALTGDLNAEIPQIILNQGKRKAEKVFLWWKELFEEDFYIELLRHGLEEEDYVNRILLQFSEKYHVKYIIQNNTFYLDQKDSYVHDILLCVKNGEKKSTPIGRGRGYRFGFPNPEFYFKSTEEMKEIFSDVPESFDFLDELVSKIEFYHLSQKILLPKFQIPKHFETPLDEKDGGNRGENFFLKRITYEGAKKRYKNITKEIEERIHFELKTIEKIGYPGYFLIVHNLVSQARKMNISVGPGRGSVAGSIVSYCIGITDIDPLKYHLLFERFLNPDRISLPDIDIDFDDRGREEIIEWVVQKYGKNKVAQIITYSTMGAKSSIRDTARVLNLSLRDTDRIAKMVPNFIPLKVLLSSEDKVLGNRSKEEMDNIKKLRKIAENGETLEGKILQKAKILEGSIRSTGIHACGIIISPYDIKEYIPVTLSKESDLLLTQFDNNVVERVGLLKMDFLGLKTLTIIKDSLNLIKKNINITEFSFPIEDLKTYSLFQKGETVAVFQYESPGMQKYLRQLKPDKFDDLIAMNALYRPGPLQYIPNFISRKHGKEAITYDLPEMEELLKETYGITIYQEQVMLISQKIADFSKGEADFLRKAMGKKQKEELNKMKNKFLHKAMKKGYPKNILEKIWKDWESFSCYAFNKSHATCYAYIAFQTAYLKTHFPCEYMASVLSNNMDNIKQLTYFIKECKRMDISVLGPNINESDDFFKVKDKNCIQFGLRGIKGVGENSVKMIVQEREKNGPFTSIFNLVKRINLRIVNKKTLDSLVLSGGLDKFHLRREQYFHFEEKSKFSTLEKIIQFGSKYQKMKKRENISKKNMEIEKPMISECPPWSNIYKLYKEKEVLGIYASSHPLDDYFYERKYFTNLSLYQLNKNEQKLIGKKIYICGILSKIEKKIYIKNGKKYGVFLLEDDHSSKLFRIYGQQYLKYEHLLFSNSLLYLYIFIEPSKYKEGKIHIFHIESLQNVLKKFSHKLVIKINIKNLDSMIIDDIEKLFSEHIGDKKLNILLYDKENHISLNFESEKYGVDINSSFLKKLEKIKGLDFCLN